The following proteins are co-located in the Engraulis encrasicolus isolate BLACKSEA-1 chromosome 2, IST_EnEncr_1.0, whole genome shotgun sequence genome:
- the syngr2a gene encoding synaptogyrin-2a, translated as MESGAYGASLAGGSFDLVSFVKQPQTIVRLLSWLSAIVVFATITAEGYINEQGGSDLKCMYNQNDSACSYAVGIGVIAFLACVAFLLLDAYLPQLSNAKDRKNIVMADLGFSGAWTFLWFVCFCLLANQWSKTEHADHIPGDAARAAIAFSFFSIASWAVLTYFSLQRFQQGVSDLASSYTDPAQDHGAGPYPPQGYQQSPFAQNQMPGGTDYTPPSY; from the exons ATGGAGTCTGGTGCATACGGAGCCTCGCTGGCAGGGGGGTCCTTCGACCTCGTGAGCTTTGTCAAACAACCTCAAACTATTGTCCGTCTGTTGAGTTGG CTCTCAGCCATAGTGGTGTTTGCCACCATCACAGCAGAGGGTTACATCAACGAGCAAGGTGGTTCTGATCTGAAGTGCATGTACAACCAGAACGACAGTGCCTGCAGCTACGCGGTGGGCATTGGGGTGATTGCCTTCCTTGCTTGCGTCGCCTTCCTCCTGCTGGACGCCTACCTGCCTCAACTCAGCAATGCCAAGGACAGGAAGAATATCGTCATGGCAGACCTGGGCTTCTCTG GTGCCTGGACTTTCCtgtggtttgtgtgtttctgcctgcTGGCCAATCAGTGGTCTAAAACTGAGCATGCTGACCACATCCCTGGCGACGCGGCTCGAGCTGCCATcgccttctccttcttctccatcGCCAGCTGg GCCGTGCTGACCTACTTCTCGCTGCAGCGCTTCCAGCAGGGCGTGAGTGACCTGGCCTCCAGCTACACGGACCCCGCGCAGGACCACGGCGCAGGACCCTACCCGCCCCAGGGATACCAGCAGTCCCCCTTCGCTCAGAACCAGATGCCAGGTGGCACGGACTACACGCCGCCCAGCTACTga